Proteins co-encoded in one Apis mellifera strain DH4 linkage group LG15, Amel_HAv3.1, whole genome shotgun sequence genomic window:
- the LOC551328 gene encoding E3 ubiquitin-protein ligase RNF19A isoform X1 — protein MFKENDSSSGGCSSTAPRPRRMLARFSLRRLLYSSPLIGRRIVRTPSSNNRNVKTKDPTGGKITDVEKGEARVSNGSSHFQFQNIDLQCASSKGSVLSSAGKSNENGLMECPLCLAELPMEFFPVVQSCHHRSCYDCYQQYLKVEISESRVNIACPECSEPLHPNDIRMILNDQTQLEKYEDFMVRRVLAVEPDARWCPAPDCSFAVIASGCASCPKLRCERPGCDSYFCYHCKARWHPNQTCDAARAQRTQYYERSSSLSFSQSDSQHKDDVKPCPRCQVLIVKMDDGSCNHMVCAVCGAEFCWLCMKEISDLHYLSPSGCTFWGKKPWSRKKKILWQLGTLVGAPVGIGLAAGIAVPAMIIGIPVWVGKELYTRYEKDNKHKRNAFIVGGVTASVLVSPILAGLAVGIGVPILLFYVYGVVPVSLCRSGGCGVSTNGTGVRFDFDDENELMGSLSVRNGGDAASIDVASHRGGNPSIGEASLSLGSGSHLEKLGRENDRESASNVAVAGTSLAGSIASSVLPGGQRLEVQADVTSTQRFSLCSETASAATSLSEKSVNASIALDDGAASTRALAGSVLNFKMDGSSISGGRSTEGEQGTSSIAGGHMDSAGQATSLSSLEEVAPGLAKRARRKPTLDRQCSDSSNWTVCGEDEGSERVRFDDHVSFIEADQEGIVSTCGMNNRTSARRKRNKEIEQDTNAQKSTNRSSNGESKADSLTEDNVSWERVNVAALRNVFFYNSTASTDREKRLSVIEEPFPVMVQNNGARFLTSSDKGCSINNAEEDLRS, from the exons atgtttaaagaaaatgatagcAGTTCTGGAGGCTGTAGCAGCACAGCTCCTCGACCACGAAGAATGTTAGCACGATTTTCTTTACGccgattattatattcgagtCCACTTATTGGTCGTCGAATTGTAAGGACACCTAGTTCAAACAACAGGAatgtaaaaa caaAAGATCCAACCGGTGGCAAGATTACTGATGTTGAAAAAGGAGAAGCCAGAGTAAGTAATGGTTCAAGccattttcaatttcagaaCATAGATCTACAATGTGCTTCCAGCAAAGGCTCTGTACTTTCTTCTGCCGGAAAg agCAATGAAAATGGTTTAATGGAATGTCCTTTATGTTTGGCTGAATTACCAATGGAATTTTTTCCTGTTGTTCAGTCTTGTCACCATCGCAGTTGTTATGACTGTTATCAACAATATCTTAAAGTAGAAATTTCTGAATCTAGAGTTAATATAGCATGTCCTGAATGTTCAGAGCCACTTCATCCAAATg acattcgaatgattttaaatgaccAAACGCAATTGGAGAAATATGAAGATTTTATGGTACGACGAGTTCTTGCTGTAGAACCTGATGCAAGATGGTGTCCTGCACCAGATTGTAGCTTTGCCGTTATTGCTAGTGGTTGTGCTTCATGTCCGAAATTACGTTGTGAGCGGCCAGGATGtgattcttatttttgttatcaTTGTAAAGCACGTTGGCATCCTAATCAGACATGTGATGCTGCTAGAGCTCAACGTACTCAATATTATGAACGCAGTTCATCTCTCAGTTTTAGTCAAAGTGATTCACAGCAta aaGATGATGTCAAACCATGTCCAAGATGTCAAGTGCTTATTGTTAAAATGGATGATGGAAGTTGCAATCATATGGTTTGTGCTGTTTGTGGTGCAGAATTCTGTTGGTTATGTATGAAAGAAATTAGTGATCTTCATTATCTaag tcCATCTGGTTGTACTTTTTGGGGTAAAAAGCCATGgtctagaaaaaagaaaatactttgGCAACTTGGAACTTTAGTAGGAGCTCCAGTTGGAATTGGTCTTGCTGCTGGTATAGCTGTACCTGCTATGATTATAG gtATTCCAGTATGGGTAGGAAAAGAACTATATACAAGATACGAGAAAGATAACAAACATAAGAGGAATGCTTTTATTGTTGGAGGAGTAACTGCATCt GTTTTAGTTTCGCCCATATTAGCTGGATTGGCCGTAGGTATTGGCGtaccaattttattattttacgtttACGGTGTAGTCCCCGTTTCGCTTTGTCGAAGTGGAGGTTGTGGTGTTTCGACGAATGGTACAGGTGTAAGATTTGATTTCGATGACGAAAATGAGCTTATGGGTTCTCTGAGTGTTCGCAATGGTGGTG ATGCAGCATCGATTGATGTTGCGAGTCATCGTGGCGGTAATCCTTCGATAGGAGAAGCTTCACTTTCATTAGGCAGTGGTAgtcatttggaaaaattgggtCGTGAAAACGATCGTGAAAGTGCCAGTAATGTAGCCGTTGCTGGTACTAGCCTTGCAGGAAGTATAGCTTCTAGTGTTCTTCCAGGAGGTCaaag attggaAGTTCAAGCAGATGTGACATCTACTCAACGCTTCAGTTTGTGTAGTGAAACAGCGTCTGCCGCAACCAGTTTATCAGAGAAATCTGTAAACGCATCTATTGCATTGGATGATGGCGCGGCTTCCACGAGAGCTCTAGCAGGCTctgttctaaattttaaa ATGGATGGGAGTTCGATTAGCGGTGGCAGAAGTACCGAAGGGGAACAAGGAACAAGCTCTATCGCGGGAGGTCACATGGACTCGGCAGGTCAAGCTACGTCTTTGAGTTCTCTCGAAGAAGTGGCACCTGGTTTAGCGAAACGTGCTCGACGCAAGCCAACTTTGGATCGTCAATGCAGCGATTCCAGTAATTGGACTGTTTGTGGAGAAGACGAAGGTTCCGAGCGTGTCCGATTTGACGATCATGTCAGTTTCATCGAGGCGGATCAAGAGGGAATTGTCAGCACGTGTGGAATGAATAATCGAACTTCTGCAAGACGTAAACGTAACAAAGAGATAGAGCAAGACACAAATGCTCAAAAGAGTACAAA CAGAAGTTCTAATGGCGAATCGAAGGCTGACTCGTTGACGGAAGATAACGTGTCGTGGGAACGGGTCAACGTCGCCGCTTTGAGAaacgttttcttttataattctacAGCTTCTACGGATCGGGAAAAGCGATTGTCGGTGATAGAAGAGCCTTTTCCCGTAATGGTACAGAACAACGGTGCACGTTTCTTGACATCTTCCGACAAAGGATGTAGTATAAATAATGCAGAAGAAGATTTACgctcttaa
- the LOC551328 gene encoding E3 ubiquitin-protein ligase RNF19A isoform X2, protein MFKENDSSSGGCSSTAPRPRRMLARFSLRRLLYSSPLIGRRIVRTPSSNNRNVKTKDPTGGKITDVEKGEARVSNGSSHFQFQNIDLQCASSKGSVLSSAGKSNENGLMECPLCLAELPMEFFPVVQSCHHRSCYDCYQQYLKVEISESRVNIACPECSEPLHPNDIRMILNDQTQLEKYEDFMVRRVLAVEPDARWCPAPDCSFAVIASGCASCPKLRCERPGCDSYFCYHCKARWHPNQTCDAARAQRTQYYERSSSLSFSQSDSQHKDDVKPCPRCQVLIVKMDDGSCNHMVCAVCGAEFCWLCMKEISDLHYLSPSGCTFWGKKPWSRKKKILWQLGTLVGAPVGIGLAAGIAVPAMIIGIPVWVGKELYTRYEKDNKHKRNAFIVGGVTASVLVSPILAGLAVGIGVPILLFYVYGVVPVSLCRSGGCGVSTNGTGVRFDFDDENELMGSLSVRNGGDAASIDVASHRGGNPSIGEASLSLGSGSHLEKLGRENDRESASNVAVAGTSLAGSIASSVLPGGQRLEVQADVTSTQRFSLCSETASAATSLSEKSVNASIALDDGAASTRALAGSVLNFKMDGSSISGGRSTEGEQGTSSIAGGHMDSAGQATSLSSLEEVAPGLAKRARRKPTLDRQCSDSSNWTVCGEDEGSERVRFDDHVSFIEADQEGIVSTCGMNNRTSARRKRNKEIEQDTNAQKSTKSSNGESKADSLTEDNVSWERVNVAALRNVFFYNSTASTDREKRLSVIEEPFPVMVQNNGARFLTSSDKGCSINNAEEDLRS, encoded by the exons atgtttaaagaaaatgatagcAGTTCTGGAGGCTGTAGCAGCACAGCTCCTCGACCACGAAGAATGTTAGCACGATTTTCTTTACGccgattattatattcgagtCCACTTATTGGTCGTCGAATTGTAAGGACACCTAGTTCAAACAACAGGAatgtaaaaa caaAAGATCCAACCGGTGGCAAGATTACTGATGTTGAAAAAGGAGAAGCCAGAGTAAGTAATGGTTCAAGccattttcaatttcagaaCATAGATCTACAATGTGCTTCCAGCAAAGGCTCTGTACTTTCTTCTGCCGGAAAg agCAATGAAAATGGTTTAATGGAATGTCCTTTATGTTTGGCTGAATTACCAATGGAATTTTTTCCTGTTGTTCAGTCTTGTCACCATCGCAGTTGTTATGACTGTTATCAACAATATCTTAAAGTAGAAATTTCTGAATCTAGAGTTAATATAGCATGTCCTGAATGTTCAGAGCCACTTCATCCAAATg acattcgaatgattttaaatgaccAAACGCAATTGGAGAAATATGAAGATTTTATGGTACGACGAGTTCTTGCTGTAGAACCTGATGCAAGATGGTGTCCTGCACCAGATTGTAGCTTTGCCGTTATTGCTAGTGGTTGTGCTTCATGTCCGAAATTACGTTGTGAGCGGCCAGGATGtgattcttatttttgttatcaTTGTAAAGCACGTTGGCATCCTAATCAGACATGTGATGCTGCTAGAGCTCAACGTACTCAATATTATGAACGCAGTTCATCTCTCAGTTTTAGTCAAAGTGATTCACAGCAta aaGATGATGTCAAACCATGTCCAAGATGTCAAGTGCTTATTGTTAAAATGGATGATGGAAGTTGCAATCATATGGTTTGTGCTGTTTGTGGTGCAGAATTCTGTTGGTTATGTATGAAAGAAATTAGTGATCTTCATTATCTaag tcCATCTGGTTGTACTTTTTGGGGTAAAAAGCCATGgtctagaaaaaagaaaatactttgGCAACTTGGAACTTTAGTAGGAGCTCCAGTTGGAATTGGTCTTGCTGCTGGTATAGCTGTACCTGCTATGATTATAG gtATTCCAGTATGGGTAGGAAAAGAACTATATACAAGATACGAGAAAGATAACAAACATAAGAGGAATGCTTTTATTGTTGGAGGAGTAACTGCATCt GTTTTAGTTTCGCCCATATTAGCTGGATTGGCCGTAGGTATTGGCGtaccaattttattattttacgtttACGGTGTAGTCCCCGTTTCGCTTTGTCGAAGTGGAGGTTGTGGTGTTTCGACGAATGGTACAGGTGTAAGATTTGATTTCGATGACGAAAATGAGCTTATGGGTTCTCTGAGTGTTCGCAATGGTGGTG ATGCAGCATCGATTGATGTTGCGAGTCATCGTGGCGGTAATCCTTCGATAGGAGAAGCTTCACTTTCATTAGGCAGTGGTAgtcatttggaaaaattgggtCGTGAAAACGATCGTGAAAGTGCCAGTAATGTAGCCGTTGCTGGTACTAGCCTTGCAGGAAGTATAGCTTCTAGTGTTCTTCCAGGAGGTCaaag attggaAGTTCAAGCAGATGTGACATCTACTCAACGCTTCAGTTTGTGTAGTGAAACAGCGTCTGCCGCAACCAGTTTATCAGAGAAATCTGTAAACGCATCTATTGCATTGGATGATGGCGCGGCTTCCACGAGAGCTCTAGCAGGCTctgttctaaattttaaa ATGGATGGGAGTTCGATTAGCGGTGGCAGAAGTACCGAAGGGGAACAAGGAACAAGCTCTATCGCGGGAGGTCACATGGACTCGGCAGGTCAAGCTACGTCTTTGAGTTCTCTCGAAGAAGTGGCACCTGGTTTAGCGAAACGTGCTCGACGCAAGCCAACTTTGGATCGTCAATGCAGCGATTCCAGTAATTGGACTGTTTGTGGAGAAGACGAAGGTTCCGAGCGTGTCCGATTTGACGATCATGTCAGTTTCATCGAGGCGGATCAAGAGGGAATTGTCAGCACGTGTGGAATGAATAATCGAACTTCTGCAAGACGTAAACGTAACAAAGAGATAGAGCAAGACACAAATGCTCAAAAGAGTACAAA AAGTTCTAATGGCGAATCGAAGGCTGACTCGTTGACGGAAGATAACGTGTCGTGGGAACGGGTCAACGTCGCCGCTTTGAGAaacgttttcttttataattctacAGCTTCTACGGATCGGGAAAAGCGATTGTCGGTGATAGAAGAGCCTTTTCCCGTAATGGTACAGAACAACGGTGCACGTTTCTTGACATCTTCCGACAAAGGATGTAGTATAAATAATGCAGAAGAAGATTTACgctcttaa
- the LOC100379261 gene encoding uncharacterized protein LOC100379261: MANWDWEDTDWDWEDTEESSCGEEQNQIEFNKEWLGGVLKEFHKEPVTISECNVSPGCTSNESALSDIMRLKIKYMLNDTNTTQDLSVIVKELPRDPINRFFVIEGQFDLREIKFYTQVMPDLKEFQKKQLTSQGNKSDIEILLSVPVCYFADYTPADESGDKPTKPESILVLQDLRDSDFRNIKFREGMTYDQTKIALEAIARIHAHSLAMKVVEGEPLSERYPFLFQTAKATNSYQQLVERGLPQLAKFLKSTPGLEAILEALVILRPRTKHIISALLAPEGPLALITHTDFWCNNLLFKEGPSGFECCILDWQMVTYSRPTNDIALLLVSSLPTELRRKHTETFLDIYWDALTGTCSRLGVDIPKDLGYTREDLNKDYRRSQLLALLLCIGSVDVALGDADTEQRLIDVLKDLHNEGVLTDETIIANSENDP, encoded by the exons ATGGCGAATTGGGATTGGGAAGACACCGATTGGGATTGGGAAGATACAGAAGAATCTTCCTGCGGAGAGGAACAGAATCAGATAGAATTTAACAAGGAGTGGCTCGGTGGTGTTCTAAAGGAATTTCACAAAGAACCG GTCACGATAAGCGAATGTAACGTAAGTCCCGGCTGTACGAGTAATGAAAGCGCGCTCAGTGATATTATGCgtcttaaaatcaaatatatgttGAACGACACGAATACTACGCAAGACTTGTCCGTAATCGTGAAAGAGCTTCCAAGAGATCCGATAAATCGTTTTTTTGTTATCGAAGGCCAATTTGATCTTcgggaaattaaattttatacacag GTTATGCCCGACTTAAaggaatttcaaaagaaacaaCTAACATCTCAAGGAAATAAATCGGACATCGAAATTCTTCTGTCAGTTCCAGTATGCTACTTTGCAGATTATACACCAGCTGATGAATCAGGCGATAAGCCCACAAAACCAGAATCAATTTTGGTGTTACAAGACCTTCGTGATTctgattttcgaaatattaaatttcgtgaAGGAATGACATACGATCAAACTAAAATTGCATTAGAAGCTATAGCACGTATACATGCACACTCTTTGGCAATGAAAGTTGTAGAAGGAGAGCCTCTGTCCGAACGTTATCCGTTTCTCTTCCAAACAGCAAAAGCAACAAATTCGTATCAACAATTGGTTGAACGTGGTTTACCGCAACTTgccaaatttttgaaaagtacACCAGGATTGGAAGCGATACTCGAGGCCTTAGTTATCCTAAGACCTAGGACTAAACATATAATATCTGCACTTCTTGCACCAGAAGGCCCGCTAGCGTTGATCACGCATACAGACTTTTGgtgtaataatttacttttcaaGGAAGGACCCTCTGGTTTCGAATGTTGTATCCTAGATTGGCAAATGGTTACTTACAGTAGACCGACTAACGACATTGCTCTGTTATTAGTAAGCTCATTGCCAACCGAACTACGCCGAAAGCATACGGAAACTTTCCTCGATATTTATTGGGATGCGCTAACTGGCACGTGTTCCCGTCTTGGTGTCGACATTCCCAAAGATTTAGGCTATACAAGAGAAGATTTAAATAAGGATTATAGAAGATCGCAACTTCTCGCTCTCCTACTATGTATTGGATCCGTAGATGTTGCTCTAGGAGATGCGGATACCGAACAGCGCTTGATCGATGTTTTAAAAGACCTTCATAACGAAGGTGTACTTACAGACGAGACTATAATTGCCAATAGCGAAAATGATCCTTAG
- the LOC726962 gene encoding trafficking protein particle complex subunit 1, with amino-acid sequence MTIHNLYIFSKNGILLYYAEWNRLNKSGITKAEEAKLMYGMLFSIKSFVSKISPLDPKEGFLYYKTSKYTLHYFETPSGLKFVLNTDNVTQNARELLQQLYREVYLEYVVKNPLCQLNEPIQSELFKLKVDELFKKSPLFLSRSI; translated from the exons ATGACAATTcacaatttatacatattttccaaaaatggaatattgcTATATTATGCAGAATGGAACAGATTGAATAAATCTGGAATTACAAAAGCAGAG GAAGCAAAATTAATGTATGGAATGTTATTCTCCATAAAGTCGTTTGTAAGTAAAATTTCGCCATTAGATCCGAAAGaaggatttttatattataaaactagtAAATATACGTTACATTATTTTGAAACTCCATctggattaaaatttgtattaaatactGATAATGTTACACAAAATGCTAGGGAATTATTACAGCAATTATATAGGGAG gtttatttagaatatgttGTAAAAAATCCTTTATGTCAATTAAATGAACCTATTCAAAgcgaattgtttaaattaaaagttgatgaactatttaaaaaatctcccTTGTTTTTAAGTAGATCGATATAG